A region from the Variovorax sp. V93 genome encodes:
- a CDS encoding M16 family metallopeptidase has translation MTPMTKILRSALFAAATAFAGLNAAQAALPIEHWTLASGAKIYLVSTQALPIVDVQIDFDAGSRRDPAGQAGLASATATMVEKGVRAGRNGEPALDENALGEAWADLGAEFGTSAGTDRASYSLRTLSDPALLAKVVALASREIGEPAFPDDVWLRERERINASLKEANTKPATIAGRAFAKAVYGSHPYGQEVTEATLAQIDTAAMRQRYQELIVPCRAKLSIVGAVTRAEAEAMATALLSRLPGPEACTPLPAIAPVAALTAPKDERIPFASAQAHVLIGQPGYPRKDPDHFALTLGNYVLGGGGFVSRLTNEVREKRGLAYSVYSGFAPGLDAGAFRVGFQTRPDQAEEAVKVSRDVLARFVAEGPTAAELKAAKDNLIGGFPLLLDSNRKLIGNVANIAWHDLPLDYLDTWTARMDAVTAAEVRAAFARKLQPERMVTVVVGGK, from the coding sequence ATGACCCCCATGACAAAAATCCTGCGCTCCGCGCTGTTCGCGGCCGCCACGGCCTTCGCAGGCCTGAACGCCGCACAGGCTGCGCTGCCGATCGAGCACTGGACGCTCGCGAGCGGCGCCAAGATCTACCTGGTGTCGACCCAGGCGCTGCCCATCGTCGACGTGCAGATCGATTTCGACGCCGGCAGCCGGCGCGATCCGGCAGGCCAGGCCGGCCTGGCCAGCGCGACCGCGACCATGGTCGAGAAGGGCGTGCGCGCCGGCAGGAACGGCGAGCCCGCGCTCGACGAAAACGCGCTCGGCGAAGCCTGGGCCGACCTGGGCGCCGAGTTCGGCACCAGCGCCGGCACCGACCGCGCCAGCTACTCGCTGCGCACCCTGTCTGATCCGGCGCTGCTGGCCAAGGTGGTGGCGCTGGCCTCGCGCGAGATCGGCGAGCCGGCCTTTCCCGACGACGTCTGGCTGCGCGAGCGGGAGCGCATCAATGCCTCGCTGAAAGAGGCCAACACCAAGCCGGCGACCATCGCGGGCCGTGCCTTCGCGAAGGCCGTCTACGGCAGCCATCCCTACGGGCAGGAAGTCACCGAAGCCACGCTGGCGCAGATCGACACCGCCGCGATGCGGCAGCGCTACCAGGAGCTGATCGTGCCGTGCCGGGCCAAGCTCAGCATCGTGGGCGCCGTGACCCGCGCCGAGGCCGAAGCCATGGCCACCGCGCTGCTCTCCCGGCTGCCCGGGCCCGAGGCGTGCACGCCGCTCCCGGCGATCGCACCGGTGGCCGCGCTCACCGCGCCCAAGGACGAGCGCATTCCGTTCGCCTCGGCCCAGGCCCACGTGCTGATCGGCCAGCCCGGTTACCCGCGCAAGGATCCCGACCATTTCGCGCTCACGCTCGGCAACTACGTGCTGGGCGGCGGCGGCTTCGTCTCGCGGCTGACCAACGAAGTGCGCGAGAAGCGCGGCCTGGCCTACAGCGTCTACAGCGGCTTTGCGCCGGGCCTGGACGCCGGGGCGTTCCGCGTGGGCTTCCAGACGCGTCCCGACCAGGCCGAAGAAGCGGTGAAGGTCTCGCGCGACGTGCTCGCCAGGTTCGTGGCCGAAGGCCCGACCGCCGCCGAGCTCAAGGCCGCGAAGGACAACCTGATCGGCGGCTTTCCGCTCTTGCTGGACAGCAACCGCAAGCTCATCGGCAACGTGGCCAACATCGCCTGGCACGACCTGCCGCTCGACTATCTCGACACCTGGACCGCGCGCATGGACGCGGTCACGGCGGCCGAGGTCCGGGCCGCCTTCGCGCGCAAGCTGCAGCCCGAACGCATGGTGACGGTGGTGGTGGGCGGCAAATAA
- a CDS encoding M16 family metallopeptidase: MKHPSPRRAASGAVLAMALCAPWAMPAQAQSTPVSAAPSDTAAAASAPQQFTLANGMTLLVQPDRRAPTAVQMLWVRVGSVDEVDGTSGVAHVLEHMMFKGTKDIKPGEFSRRVAALGGQENAFTTRDYTGYYQQIPVGSLEQVMKLESDRFANNQWSDDEFKREIEVVKEERRLRTEDQPRALLGEQQNAVVFMASPYHRPVVGWMSDLDAMTPDDARAFFRRWYVPANAAVVVVGDVDVAQVRALAEKYYGRIPARAVPARKPRTEPAQRGIRRIEFKAPAEQAYVSLAFRIPQLENIDAADSDVWALEVLSAVLDGYTGARLDRALTQGPDRVADSAGAYSGLAGRGPQLFTLVGVPAHGKSAEAVEAALRAQVARVAKEGVSEAELARVKTQWVASQTYKRDSVMAQARELGSNWVQGLPLDTSARIVAKLQAVTPAQVQAVAGKYFGDDQLTVATLRPLPLEARPRGRGFAAPQDELR; the protein is encoded by the coding sequence ATGAAACACCCCTCGCCACGCCGTGCTGCGTCCGGTGCGGTGCTGGCAATGGCGCTTTGCGCGCCGTGGGCCATGCCTGCGCAGGCCCAGTCCACACCGGTTTCCGCCGCTCCATCCGACACTGCCGCGGCCGCATCCGCACCCCAGCAATTCACCCTCGCCAACGGCATGACGCTGCTGGTGCAGCCCGACCGGCGCGCGCCCACCGCAGTGCAGATGCTCTGGGTTCGCGTGGGCTCGGTCGACGAGGTCGACGGCACCTCGGGCGTGGCCCACGTGCTCGAGCACATGATGTTCAAGGGCACCAAGGACATCAAGCCCGGCGAGTTCTCGCGCCGCGTGGCGGCGCTGGGCGGCCAGGAGAACGCCTTCACCACGCGCGACTACACCGGCTACTACCAGCAGATTCCCGTGGGCAGCCTGGAGCAGGTCATGAAGCTCGAATCGGACCGCTTCGCCAACAACCAGTGGTCCGACGACGAGTTCAAGCGCGAGATCGAGGTGGTCAAGGAAGAGCGCCGCCTGCGCACCGAAGACCAGCCGCGCGCGCTGCTCGGCGAGCAGCAGAACGCGGTCGTGTTCATGGCCTCGCCCTACCACCGCCCGGTGGTCGGGTGGATGAGCGACCTCGACGCCATGACACCCGACGACGCGCGCGCCTTCTTCCGCCGCTGGTACGTGCCCGCCAATGCCGCCGTGGTGGTGGTGGGCGACGTCGACGTGGCCCAGGTGCGCGCGCTGGCCGAGAAGTACTACGGCCGCATTCCCGCGCGCGCCGTGCCCGCGCGCAAGCCGCGCACCGAGCCGGCGCAGCGCGGCATCCGCCGCATCGAGTTCAAGGCGCCGGCCGAGCAGGCCTACGTGTCGCTCGCCTTCCGCATTCCGCAGCTGGAGAACATCGATGCCGCGGACAGCGACGTGTGGGCGCTCGAGGTGCTGTCGGCCGTGCTCGACGGCTACACGGGCGCACGGCTCGACCGTGCCCTGACCCAGGGCCCCGACCGCGTGGCCGATTCGGCCGGCGCCTACTCCGGCCTGGCCGGCCGCGGGCCTCAGCTGTTCACGCTGGTGGGCGTGCCGGCCCACGGCAAGAGCGCCGAAGCGGTGGAGGCGGCGCTTCGCGCCCAGGTGGCGCGCGTGGCGAAGGAAGGCGTGAGCGAAGCCGAACTTGCGCGCGTCAAGACGCAGTGGGTGGCCAGCCAGACCTACAAGCGCGACTCCGTGATGGCGCAGGCCCGCGAGCTCGGTAGCAACTGGGTGCAGGGGCTGCCGCTGGACACCAGCGCGCGCATCGTCGCGAAGCTGCAGGCCGTGACCCCGGCCCAGGTGCAGGCCGTGGCCGGCAAGTACTTCGGCGACGACCAGCTCACCGTGGCCACCCTGCGCCCCCTGCCGCTCGAAGCCAGGCCGCGCGGCCGCGGTTTTGCCGCCCCGCAGGACGAGCTGCGCTGA
- the ftsY gene encoding signal recognition particle-docking protein FtsY: MFSFFKKKPPAESPAAPAPSRAVEPVPAPEPAPAPAAAPARSVFSPSSWFGSKPAAEEAVPPPAAPDMAPPVAPPPAPAAAPHLAPVPAAPVPTPAVPTVPPPPPALATEVAMPAERKGWFDKLKTGLRKTGTGIQAVFVNAQIDEALYEELESALLMADAGVKATEYLLEDLRGRVKRQMATDAAQVKRLLADAITDLLQPLEKPLVIGQFTPTVIMVAGVNGAGKTTSIGKLTKHLASEGASVLLAAADTFRAAAREQLLVWADRNTVEIVSQEGGDPSAVSFDAVTAGKARGKDVVLVDTAGRLPTQLHLMDELKKIKRVVTKADASAPHEVLLVIDGNTGQNALAQVRAFDETLGLTGLVVTKLDGTAKGGVLCAIARERPIPVYFIGVGEKLEDLETFNAREFAMALLG, from the coding sequence ATGTTCAGTTTCTTCAAGAAAAAACCGCCTGCCGAATCCCCGGCCGCGCCGGCGCCCTCACGGGCCGTCGAGCCGGTACCTGCACCCGAGCCCGCGCCTGCGCCCGCTGCCGCACCGGCGCGCTCGGTGTTCTCTCCGTCGAGCTGGTTCGGCTCCAAGCCTGCCGCAGAGGAAGCGGTGCCGCCGCCTGCAGCGCCAGACATGGCGCCCCCGGTCGCGCCCCCTCCGGCGCCAGCCGCGGCGCCGCACCTCGCCCCCGTGCCTGCTGCACCGGTACCCACGCCGGCCGTTCCGACCGTCCCCCCGCCCCCGCCTGCCCTCGCCACCGAGGTCGCCATGCCGGCCGAGCGCAAGGGCTGGTTCGACAAGCTCAAGACCGGCCTACGCAAGACCGGAACCGGCATCCAGGCGGTGTTCGTCAACGCCCAGATCGACGAAGCGCTGTACGAGGAACTCGAATCGGCCCTGCTGATGGCCGATGCCGGCGTCAAGGCCACCGAGTACCTGCTCGAGGACCTGCGCGGCCGCGTCAAGCGCCAGATGGCCACCGACGCGGCGCAAGTGAAGCGGCTGCTGGCCGATGCCATCACCGACCTGCTCCAGCCGCTCGAAAAGCCGCTGGTGATCGGCCAGTTCACGCCGACGGTGATCATGGTGGCGGGCGTCAACGGCGCCGGCAAGACCACCTCGATCGGCAAGCTCACCAAGCACCTGGCCAGCGAGGGTGCCTCGGTGCTGCTGGCGGCGGCCGACACCTTCCGGGCGGCGGCGCGCGAGCAGCTGCTGGTCTGGGCCGACCGCAACACGGTCGAGATCGTGAGCCAGGAAGGCGGCGACCCGTCGGCCGTGAGCTTCGACGCGGTCACGGCGGGCAAGGCGCGCGGCAAGGACGTGGTACTGGTCGACACCGCAGGCCGGCTGCCGACGCAGCTGCACCTGATGGACGAGCTCAAGAAGATCAAGCGCGTCGTCACCAAGGCCGACGCCAGCGCGCCGCACGAGGTGCTGCTGGTGATCGACGGCAACACCGGGCAGAACGCCCTGGCGCAGGTCAGGGCCTTCGACGAGACCCTGGGCCTCACCGGCCTGGTGGTGACCAAGCTCGACGGCACCGCCAAGGGCGGCGTGCTCTGCGCGATTGCGCGCGAGCGGCCGATTCCGGTCTACTTCATCGGCGTGGGCGAGAAGCTCGAAGACCTCGAGACCTTCAACGCACGCGAGTTCGCCATGGCGCTGCTGGGCTGA
- a CDS encoding ATP-binding protein has product MADTPLNQRVLREHVASVYFNYNATFLARVVFVLVLGAFMYLQLGDPMVLPFVVLHLTLYLCMYFTPRWNPSVPAADSAWWARRITRIVTLLGFADALAPWIFVPAGNLPVTAALMVVMMGNCARAVQSLRPLKAALFGHTLPMMGGLIVALAWQRDSIHLFLAAFASIYLFLMLRVGVQEHRLLADSLVLRFEKEALAVRLEEQIAATERASQEKTRFLASASHDLRQPLHAIALFGAALENELRGRPEEVNAQRLMRAVNALGASLDIMLDISRLDAGVVTPVLQAVQLDALFLPLNHTFSAQAEQKQLQLRVRASGLWVRSDPQLLHRMLSNLLDNALKYTARGGVTVTARERGEFVWIEVRDTGIGIAPEQSSRIFEEFYQIDNPGRDRSRGLGIGLSIVQRLSQLLGHPVQMHSRLGRGTHFRVVLPAVAPRAGALAGHFPPDAAAPRQEKRPGRAAPALPARVLLLDDESEIREAMTGLLRSHSIDALAVADEAAAAAALQQASREGRSFDLLMCDYRLADGVDGLDVGLRLSGRGQGGLATPLLLITGETSPDRLQRVRESGVPVLFKPVATDSLFRMMVTAASSERRRI; this is encoded by the coding sequence ATGGCCGACACGCCGCTGAACCAGCGCGTGCTGCGCGAGCACGTGGCGTCGGTCTATTTCAACTACAACGCCACTTTCCTGGCCCGCGTCGTCTTCGTGCTGGTGCTCGGTGCGTTCATGTACCTGCAGCTGGGCGACCCGATGGTGCTGCCCTTCGTCGTGCTGCACCTGACGCTGTATCTGTGCATGTACTTCACGCCGCGCTGGAATCCGTCGGTCCCGGCGGCGGACAGTGCCTGGTGGGCGCGCAGGATCACCCGCATCGTGACCCTGCTCGGGTTTGCCGATGCGCTGGCGCCGTGGATCTTCGTGCCCGCGGGCAACCTGCCGGTCACCGCCGCGCTGATGGTGGTGATGATGGGCAACTGTGCCCGGGCCGTGCAGTCCCTGCGGCCGCTGAAGGCGGCGCTGTTCGGCCATACGCTGCCCATGATGGGCGGGCTGATCGTTGCCCTGGCGTGGCAGCGCGATTCCATCCATCTCTTTCTCGCGGCCTTTGCCTCGATCTACCTTTTTCTCATGCTGCGCGTCGGCGTGCAGGAGCACAGGCTGCTGGCGGACTCGCTGGTCCTGCGCTTCGAAAAGGAAGCCCTGGCCGTGCGGCTGGAGGAGCAGATTGCCGCCACCGAGCGCGCCAGCCAGGAAAAGACCCGCTTCCTGGCCAGCGCCAGCCATGACCTGCGCCAGCCGCTGCACGCCATCGCGCTGTTCGGCGCCGCGCTCGAGAACGAGCTGCGCGGCCGGCCGGAGGAAGTGAATGCGCAGCGCCTGATGCGCGCCGTCAATGCGCTGGGCGCCTCGCTCGACATCATGCTCGACATCTCCCGGCTGGATGCCGGCGTGGTCACGCCCGTGCTTCAGGCCGTTCAGCTCGATGCCCTGTTCCTGCCGCTCAACCACACCTTCTCGGCCCAGGCCGAGCAAAAGCAGTTGCAGTTGCGCGTGCGCGCCAGCGGCTTGTGGGTGCGCAGCGACCCCCAGCTGCTGCATCGGATGCTGTCCAACCTGCTGGACAACGCCCTCAAGTACACCGCGCGCGGCGGAGTGACGGTGACGGCCCGCGAACGAGGGGAGTTCGTGTGGATCGAGGTGCGGGACACCGGCATCGGCATTGCGCCCGAGCAGTCGAGCCGGATCTTCGAGGAGTTCTATCAGATCGACAATCCGGGGCGCGACCGCTCGCGGGGGCTGGGCATCGGCCTGTCGATCGTGCAGCGGCTCTCGCAACTGCTGGGGCATCCGGTGCAAATGCATTCGCGGCTGGGTCGCGGCACCCATTTCCGCGTCGTGCTGCCGGCCGTTGCTCCGCGCGCCGGCGCGCTGGCCGGACACTTCCCGCCCGACGCTGCGGCGCCACGGCAGGAAAAGCGGCCCGGGCGAGCGGCGCCGGCACTGCCCGCGCGGGTGCTGCTGCTGGACGATGAATCGGAAATCCGGGAAGCCATGACGGGCCTGCTGCGCTCGCATTCGATCGACGCGCTCGCCGTCGCGGATGAAGCCGCCGCCGCCGCGGCCTTGCAGCAGGCGAGCAGAGAAGGGCGGTCCTTCGACCTGTTGATGTGCGACTACCGCCTGGCCGATGGTGTCGATGGGCTGGATGTCGGCCTGCGCCTGAGCGGCCGAGGACAAGGCGGGCTCGCGACCCCGTTGCTGCTGATCACAGGCGAGACCTCGCCCGACAGGCTGCAGCGTGTCCGGGAATCGGGCGTTCCCGTGCTGTTCAAGCCCGTGGCCACCGATTCGCTGTTCCGGATGATGGTCACAGCGGCAAGCTCGGAACGCCGCAGGATTTAG
- a CDS encoding response regulator yields the protein MASLESPSNPLPPTLEGGIPAHPPGAILVVDDHDLLRLGVRALIEAQTAASGAGIEVFEAASAAEALALYEKHRESIRLVLLDLALPDTHGLSGLAEFRLRHPSARIVVLSGTGNTSLAQGAVALGASAFLPKSADLKEVVGFIRACGLLEPGASEAPPPATVPKAPGSYAESAQASAWQELTPRQMQVLQWVLDGKANKEIAQLANLSEGTVKNHVSTILLLFGVRSRAQLISSLR from the coding sequence GTGGCTTCGCTCGAATCTCCCTCCAACCCGCTGCCGCCGACCCTGGAGGGCGGCATCCCCGCGCATCCGCCCGGCGCGATCCTGGTGGTGGACGACCACGACCTGCTGCGGCTCGGCGTGCGCGCGCTGATCGAGGCGCAGACCGCTGCGTCGGGGGCGGGCATCGAGGTCTTCGAGGCCGCCAGCGCGGCCGAGGCGCTGGCGCTGTACGAGAAGCACCGCGAGTCGATCCGCCTGGTGCTGCTGGATCTGGCGCTGCCCGATACCCATGGCCTGAGCGGCCTCGCGGAATTTCGCCTGCGCCACCCGTCGGCCCGCATCGTGGTGCTGTCGGGCACCGGCAACACCTCCCTGGCACAGGGAGCGGTGGCACTGGGCGCGAGCGCCTTTCTTCCGAAGTCGGCGGACCTGAAGGAGGTGGTGGGATTCATCCGCGCCTGCGGCCTGCTCGAGCCCGGCGCGTCTGAAGCTCCCCCTCCCGCCACCGTGCCGAAGGCGCCCGGCAGCTATGCCGAATCGGCCCAGGCCAGCGCCTGGCAGGAGCTCACGCCGCGCCAGATGCAGGTGCTGCAATGGGTGCTCGACGGCAAGGCGAACAAGGAGATCGCCCAGCTCGCGAACCTGAGCGAAGGCACGGTGAAGAACCATGTATCGACCATCCTGCTGCTGTTCGGCGTGCGTTCGCGTGCGCAGCTGATCAGCAGCCTGCGTTGA
- a CDS encoding DUF962 domain-containing protein: protein MMHTADVPLAAGERKVDRLLAHYGESHRHPTNELIHFAAIPAIMLSLVGLLYALHPWAAYVFVAASLVYYATLRSPAFLAAMLAGTALVLALVHAMGSLVLPISAAIFVVAWIFQFIGHRIEGRKPSFFEDIQYLWVGPLFVLSKLFLRLGIRW from the coding sequence ATGATGCACACCGCCGATGTCCCGCTGGCAGCGGGCGAGCGCAAGGTCGACCGGCTGCTGGCCCACTATGGCGAAAGCCACCGCCATCCGACCAACGAGCTGATTCACTTCGCCGCGATCCCGGCCATCATGCTGAGTCTCGTCGGCCTGCTGTATGCGCTGCATCCCTGGGCCGCCTACGTCTTCGTGGCCGCGAGCCTGGTCTACTACGCCACCCTGCGCTCCCCTGCCTTCCTGGCCGCCATGCTGGCCGGCACGGCCCTCGTGCTGGCGCTGGTTCATGCCATGGGAAGCCTTGTACTGCCGATTTCCGCCGCCATCTTCGTGGTGGCCTGGATCTTCCAGTTCATCGGCCACAGGATCGAAGGCAGGAAACCTTCTTTCTTCGAAGACATCCAATATCTTTGGGTGGGGCCTCTGTTCGTACTTTCGAAGCTGTTTTTGCGCCTCGGTATCCGCTGGTGA
- the rpoH gene encoding RNA polymerase sigma factor RpoH, protein MTTLSGASANQLAVANPWSMVPPLGNLDAYISAANRLPMLTLEEEQGFARRLRDHNDLEAAGALILSHLRLVVSISRQYLGYGLPHGDLIQEGNVGLMKAVKRFDPDQGVRLVSYAMHWIKAEIHEYILKNWRMVKVATTKAQRKLFFNLRSMKQGFKADSAAADNGTHRDTLSPDEVSQMATRLNVKPEEVLEMETRLSGGDVLLDPGPSDDGDEAFGPIAYLADATQEPTALLESQQRDRLSSDGIATALEALDDRSRRIVEERWLKVNDDGSGGMTLHDLAAVYGVSAERIRQIEVAAMKKMKKALADFA, encoded by the coding sequence ATGACCACGCTGTCTGGAGCCTCTGCCAACCAGCTCGCCGTCGCCAATCCATGGTCGATGGTGCCGCCGCTGGGCAACCTGGATGCTTATATTTCGGCCGCCAACCGCCTGCCGATGCTCACGCTCGAAGAAGAGCAGGGCTTCGCACGCCGTCTGCGCGACCACAACGACCTCGAAGCGGCCGGTGCGCTGATCCTCTCGCACCTGCGCCTCGTGGTGTCCATTTCGCGCCAGTATCTGGGCTACGGATTGCCGCACGGCGACCTGATCCAGGAAGGCAACGTCGGCCTCATGAAGGCCGTGAAGCGCTTCGACCCCGACCAGGGCGTGCGGCTCGTGAGCTACGCCATGCACTGGATCAAGGCCGAGATCCACGAATACATCCTGAAGAACTGGCGCATGGTCAAGGTCGCGACGACCAAGGCCCAGCGCAAGCTGTTCTTCAACCTGCGCTCGATGAAGCAGGGCTTCAAGGCCGACTCGGCTGCGGCCGACAACGGCACGCACCGCGACACGCTGAGCCCCGACGAGGTGTCGCAGATGGCGACCCGGCTCAACGTCAAGCCCGAAGAAGTGCTGGAAATGGAAACCCGCCTGTCGGGCGGCGACGTGCTGCTCGATCCGGGTCCGTCGGACGACGGCGACGAGGCCTTCGGTCCGATCGCCTACCTGGCCGATGCCACGCAGGAGCCGACCGCCCTGCTCGAGTCGCAGCAGCGCGACCGGCTCTCGAGCGACGGCATCGCCACCGCGCTCGAAGCGCTGGACGACCGCAGCCGCCGCATCGTCGAAGAGCGCTGGCTCAAGGTCAACGACGACGGCTCGGGCGGCATGACGCTGCACGACTTGGCGGCGGTGTACGGCGTGAGTGCCGAGCGCATTCGCCAGATCGAAGTCGCGGCCATGAAGAAGATGAAGAAGGCGCTGGCAGATTTCGCCTGA
- a CDS encoding DNA alkylation repair protein: MTYLPPMDAAVAVASVEHLKARRGAFRIALIPPEVLRALNDGLLETVNLNEFMALELPQLARSVAAHIGLDPASERLADTIAMLGAFKPMQRHGHIARALYDLAALHAERDAVAHRLATHASDVARCWAAQWVTLSGLPLAAQLGAVRRFAADPHFGVREIAWMAVRDAVIGSLDESLALLQPWTADADPNIRRFASELTRPRGVWCAQIDALKAEPWRALPLIEPLRADASRYVQNSVANWLNDASKTQPEWVDRLCARWVAESDTPATRYIARRALRTLAKQA; this comes from the coding sequence GTGACCTATCTGCCTCCCATGGACGCCGCGGTCGCCGTGGCCTCCGTCGAGCACCTGAAGGCGCGCCGGGGCGCCTTCCGCATCGCTCTCATCCCGCCCGAGGTGCTGCGCGCGCTCAACGACGGGCTGCTCGAGACCGTCAACCTCAACGAATTCATGGCGCTCGAATTGCCGCAGCTCGCGCGCAGCGTGGCGGCCCATATCGGGCTGGATCCGGCGAGCGAACGGCTGGCCGACACCATCGCCATGCTCGGCGCGTTCAAGCCGATGCAGCGGCACGGCCATATTGCGCGGGCGCTCTACGACCTGGCGGCGCTGCATGCCGAGCGCGACGCCGTTGCCCACCGGCTGGCCACGCACGCAAGCGACGTCGCGCGCTGCTGGGCCGCGCAGTGGGTCACGCTCTCGGGCCTGCCGCTGGCGGCGCAGCTGGGGGCAGTGCGGCGCTTTGCCGCCGACCCGCACTTCGGCGTGCGCGAAATCGCCTGGATGGCGGTGCGCGATGCGGTCATCGGCTCGCTCGACGAGTCGCTTGCGCTGCTGCAGCCGTGGACGGCCGACGCCGATCCGAACATCCGCCGCTTCGCCAGCGAGCTCACGCGCCCGCGCGGCGTCTGGTGCGCGCAGATCGATGCGCTCAAGGCTGAACCCTGGCGCGCGCTGCCGCTCATCGAGCCCTTGCGGGCCGACGCCAGCCGCTACGTGCAGAACTCGGTGGCCAACTGGCTCAACGACGCGAGCAAGACGCAGCCGGAGTGGGTCGACCGGCTCTGCGCACGCTGGGTGGCCGAGTCGGACACACCCGCCACCCGCTACATCGCCCGGCGGGCCCTGCGGACGCTGGCCAAGCAGGCATGA
- a CDS encoding SCO family protein, with the protein MNKRNALKLIAGGAGWAGMAATLGLGLSACSEAKPSFNAVDITGADYARDFSLKDADGKLRTLADFKGKVVVLFFGYAQCPDVCPTTMTEMAQVKQQLGSDGDKLQVLFVTVDPARDTPEVLKAYMGAFDPAFVALIPTADQLAQLAKDFKVYYKKVEGKTPTSYSMDHSAASFVYDTDGRLRLYARYGAGVAPMVSDVKALLKS; encoded by the coding sequence ATGAACAAGCGAAATGCCCTGAAACTGATTGCCGGCGGTGCGGGATGGGCCGGCATGGCCGCCACCCTGGGCCTCGGGCTTTCGGCCTGCAGCGAAGCCAAGCCCAGCTTCAATGCGGTCGACATCACCGGCGCCGACTACGCCCGCGACTTCTCGCTGAAGGATGCCGACGGCAAGCTGCGCACGCTGGCCGACTTCAAGGGCAAGGTGGTTGTGCTGTTCTTCGGCTATGCGCAGTGCCCCGATGTCTGCCCCACCACCATGACCGAGATGGCGCAGGTCAAGCAGCAGCTCGGCAGCGATGGCGACAAGTTGCAGGTGCTGTTCGTCACGGTCGACCCGGCGCGCGACACGCCCGAGGTGCTCAAGGCCTACATGGGCGCATTCGACCCGGCCTTCGTCGCGCTGATTCCCACGGCCGACCAGCTCGCCCAGCTCGCCAAGGACTTCAAGGTCTACTACAAGAAGGTCGAGGGCAAGACCCCCACCAGCTACTCGATGGACCATTCGGCCGCCAGCTTCGTCTACGACACCGATGGCCGGCTGCGGCTTTATGCGCGCTATGGCGCCGGCGTGGCGCCCATGGTGTCGGACGTCAAGGCGCTGCTCAAGTCCTGA
- the cyoE gene encoding heme o synthase codes for MSTPISVQQTSTANVLRQFYALTKPRVVQLIVFCALIGMVLAVPGLPSWADVQRAALACIGIWLVAGAAAAFNCLVEKGIDAKMKRTAWRPTARGQLSDLQALVFSALLCAAGSALLWFQVNPLTMWLTFATFVGYAVIYTVILKPLTPQNIVIGGASGAMPPVLGWAAMTGDVGPEALILFLIIFLWTPPHFWALALYRVEDYRKAGLPMLPVTHGNEFTRLQVLLYTFILFAACLMPFIYGMSGWLYLAVAVGVSIGFTGYAFALWRNYSDALARKTFRFSLIHLSVLFAALLVDHYLR; via the coding sequence GTGAGCACGCCGATTTCCGTGCAGCAGACAAGCACTGCCAATGTGCTGCGCCAGTTCTATGCGCTGACCAAGCCGCGCGTGGTGCAGCTGATCGTTTTCTGTGCCCTCATCGGCATGGTGCTGGCCGTGCCCGGGCTGCCCTCGTGGGCCGACGTGCAGCGCGCCGCGCTGGCCTGCATCGGCATCTGGCTGGTGGCGGGCGCGGCGGCGGCGTTCAATTGCCTGGTCGAGAAGGGCATCGACGCCAAGATGAAGCGCACTGCCTGGCGTCCCACGGCGCGCGGACAGCTCAGCGACCTGCAGGCGCTGGTGTTCTCGGCGCTGCTGTGCGCGGCCGGTTCGGCGCTGCTGTGGTTCCAGGTCAATCCGCTCACCATGTGGCTGACCTTTGCCACCTTCGTCGGCTACGCAGTGATCTACACCGTGATCCTCAAGCCGCTGACGCCGCAGAACATCGTGATCGGCGGCGCCTCGGGCGCAATGCCGCCGGTGCTGGGCTGGGCCGCGATGACCGGCGACGTGGGCCCCGAGGCGCTGATCCTGTTCCTGATCATCTTCCTGTGGACACCGCCGCATTTCTGGGCGCTGGCGCTCTACCGCGTCGAGGACTACCGCAAGGCCGGCCTCCCGATGCTGCCCGTCACGCACGGCAACGAGTTCACGCGGCTGCAGGTGCTGCTCTACACCTTCATCTTGTTCGCGGCCTGCCTGATGCCTTTCATCTACGGCATGAGCGGCTGGCTCTACCTGGCGGTGGCGGTGGGCGTGAGCATCGGCTTCACGGGCTACGCCTTCGCGCTCTGGCGCAACTACTCCGATGCGCTGGCGCGCAAGACCTTCCGGTTCTCGCTGATCCACCTGAGCGTGCTGTTCGCGGCACTGCTCGTCGACCATTACCTCCGTTGA